In Listeria cossartiae subsp. cossartiae, one genomic interval encodes:
- a CDS encoding VOC family protein: MGAISEKLRLGEVVLNVGHLKEMAGFYQEVIGLTLLEENERMARLGVSGSDEALLVLKKIDHAVVPEVPRIGLFHTAFLLPTRESLADVLTHLAKSGYPIDGAGDHAYSEALYLHDIEGNGIEIYADRPKNEWMRDGEGNLPMVTEQVDVDGLLQMATGKPFTGMPSGTIIGHVHLQVADADKAEEFYKEALGMNLTTAIPSARFFAAGDYHHHIGSNVWAGRNLENRHENEVGLAWFTIITPDKEVITSNLEQQGYEVKRFENTISVTDSNGIKIHFK, translated from the coding sequence ATGGGAGCAATTAGTGAAAAATTACGACTTGGCGAAGTGGTATTAAATGTTGGTCATTTAAAAGAGATGGCGGGATTTTATCAAGAAGTTATTGGTTTGACGTTATTAGAGGAAAATGAGCGAATGGCGAGACTTGGCGTGAGTGGTTCTGATGAGGCGTTACTTGTGCTTAAAAAAATTGATCATGCCGTGGTTCCGGAAGTACCCCGTATTGGCTTGTTTCATACGGCGTTTCTTCTGCCAACGCGGGAAAGTTTGGCGGATGTACTTACACACTTGGCTAAGTCAGGTTATCCGATTGATGGTGCTGGCGATCATGCTTATAGTGAGGCACTTTATTTACATGATATTGAAGGAAATGGTATTGAAATTTATGCCGACCGTCCCAAAAATGAATGGATGCGCGATGGTGAGGGTAACTTGCCAATGGTAACCGAACAAGTGGATGTGGATGGGTTGCTACAAATGGCGACAGGGAAACCTTTTACTGGGATGCCAAGTGGAACGATTATCGGTCATGTGCATTTGCAAGTGGCTGATGCAGATAAGGCGGAAGAATTCTACAAAGAAGCACTAGGAATGAATTTGACTACCGCTATTCCATCCGCAAGATTTTTTGCAGCTGGCGATTATCATCATCATATTGGCTCTAATGTGTGGGCGGGACGCAATTTGGAAAATCGTCACGAAAATGAAGTAGGACTTGCTTGGTTTACGATTATAACGCCTGACAAAGAAGTGATAACGTCTAACTTAGAACAACAAGGATATGAAGTGAAACGATTTGAAAATACCATTTCAGTGACTGATTCGAACGGTATTAAGATTCATTTTAAATAA
- a CDS encoding magnesium transporter CorA family protein, with translation MIEFFKTTNEKMEQLSTLEDGCWVKVTAPTDEEIEILSKEMDVPKPYILDALDSEERSRIELKRAEQDVRHSLVIVDYPYESKDELGYAMYETLPIGIVLTRKHLVTITLRDLPILEDVQSMKLEEYDTTNHKQFLLKLLYAVSYYYLKYLNQIIKQTNNLEIQIKQSMKNEQLYAFMAVQKSLVFFATALQSNKAILDKMEDVEHFMQQEDNHDLLRDVIIENKQAIAMTDTYTQIISGMSDVFSSVISNNLNIVMKFLTSFTIILSLPTIVASIYGMNIKLPFMHNEHAFALILLFTLLITTGVTVIFWRRKYF, from the coding sequence ATGATTGAATTTTTTAAAACGACCAATGAAAAAATGGAGCAACTTTCTACTTTGGAAGACGGTTGTTGGGTAAAAGTGACTGCTCCAACTGATGAAGAAATTGAAATATTAAGCAAAGAAATGGATGTGCCAAAACCATATATTTTAGATGCACTGGACTCTGAGGAGCGTTCTCGAATTGAGTTGAAGCGGGCTGAGCAAGATGTGAGACATTCGCTAGTCATTGTGGATTACCCATACGAATCAAAAGATGAGCTAGGCTATGCGATGTATGAAACGCTTCCGATTGGGATTGTTCTGACTAGAAAACATCTTGTAACGATAACGTTGCGCGACTTACCGATCCTAGAAGATGTGCAATCTATGAAGTTAGAAGAATACGATACAACCAATCATAAGCAATTTTTGTTAAAATTATTGTATGCTGTATCTTATTATTACCTCAAATACTTAAATCAAATCATTAAACAGACAAATAATTTAGAAATCCAGATTAAACAGTCGATGAAAAACGAGCAACTGTATGCTTTTATGGCGGTTCAGAAAAGTTTAGTGTTTTTTGCAACAGCGCTTCAATCCAATAAAGCCATTCTTGATAAAATGGAAGATGTGGAACATTTTATGCAGCAAGAAGATAATCATGATTTGCTCAGAGATGTTATTATTGAAAATAAGCAAGCAATTGCGATGACGGATACATATACGCAAATAATTAGCGGCATGTCGGATGTATTTTCTTCGGTTATTTCGAACAATTTGAATATCGTGATGAAATTTTTAACATCATTTACGATTATTTTGTCATTACCAACGATTGTGGCGAGTATTTATGGGATGAATATTAAGTTGCCATTTATGCATAATGAGCACGCATTTGCGTTAATTCTTTTATTTACGCTATTAATTACGACGGGAGTAACCGTGATTTTTTGGCGTAGAAAATACTTTTAA
- a CDS encoding GntR family transcriptional regulator has product MEKQTYEKLAYYTIKEKILSGKLHVGQHISEAGIAKELSISRTPVRKAIAVLVSEELIEYELNRGAIVIESSMSAGRFIELLEMAEILVAQTIEKCKNKNLTYKPEQGNELLKEMREMQREEDVDAYLSLLSKWLLQFVAQLANSYAEDIVRKMKRDFFNKAQKDIKIIPVLLENETMDALEQLSYYMVEKKYELAKEVMQKLVNLYIIRTFR; this is encoded by the coding sequence ATGGAAAAACAAACATACGAAAAATTAGCATATTATACAATCAAAGAAAAAATTCTCAGTGGAAAGCTTCATGTTGGACAACATATTTCAGAAGCTGGTATTGCAAAAGAATTATCGATTAGTCGCACGCCAGTCAGAAAAGCAATTGCGGTTTTAGTATCCGAAGAGTTGATCGAATACGAACTAAACCGGGGGGCAATTGTGATCGAAAGCAGTATGAGCGCTGGTCGTTTTATCGAATTACTAGAAATGGCAGAAATTTTAGTCGCTCAAACCATCGAAAAATGTAAAAATAAAAATTTAACTTATAAACCAGAACAAGGAAATGAACTTTTAAAAGAAATGCGAGAAATGCAAAGAGAAGAAGACGTGGATGCGTATTTATCTTTGCTTAGTAAATGGCTGTTGCAATTTGTTGCGCAGTTGGCCAATAGTTACGCCGAAGATATTGTTCGGAAAATGAAGCGGGATTTCTTTAATAAAGCGCAAAAAGATATTAAAATAATTCCAGTCCTTTTGGAAAACGAAACGATGGACGCGCTAGAACAATTATCTTATTATATGGTTGAAAAGAAATATGAGTTAGCAAAAGAGGTAATGCAAAAATTAGTCAATTTGTATATTATCCGTACATTTAGATAG